Part of the Triticum urartu cultivar G1812 chromosome 2, Tu2.1, whole genome shotgun sequence genome, AGTGGATAATAAATAATACAAACCCTTACCCTAATATGTATATACATATGATCATGgatatttattttttccaaactCTTATTCTAATAGGATTTTTACCGCAGGATTCGTGGGTAGTGGGTGCCCATTGCCGTCTTTAGCAGGCCGAACTTAACTATACCAAAAAATACCATGTCAAAGCATTTTCTctcaaaataaaagaaaaactaagatgaacaaaaaaagaaaagaaaacggTGTCCCACTCCGAGCCCGAGCTCCTCCAGACGGATAAGCCCCCACGTGTTCTCCTCTACGCCATAACCACACCGCACAAGACTCATATTAACCCTGTCTCTGCCCGTAGACCCCACACCCTTCTTCCCCGGCCATAACAACAAAACCCCTGAAAAATCACCTCCCCCAAATCCACACGTTCCCCTCCTCACCACCGTGGGGAAAAGATCCCTCCGCTCCCCAATGGCTCTCCTCCCCCaaatcctcccccccccccgcccccctccccccccctccccccccccccaccctttCTCCCCCGCCCACGCATTCCGCACAGCGCCTCGCCTCCACGCCTCTGGCcaccgccgccgaggccgcctcGCCGCGTCAGGGCCCgggtcgtcgccgtcgccgtcgcccgacCAGTACCCGTCCGAGCCCGACGATGGCCTTGTGGAGCTCCCTCTGTTCCCTCTCCCGCTCGTGCTCTTCCCGGACGCGACCCACGCGCTGCATATCTTCGAGTTCCGCTACCGTATCATGATGCACACCGTGCTCGACACCGACCTCCGCTTCGGCGTCGTCTTCGCCGGCTCCGACGGAGCCTCCGACGTCGGCTGCGTCGGGGAGGTCGTCAAGCACGAGCGCCTCGCTGACGACCGCTTCTTCCTCATCTGCAAGGGCCAGGAGCGGTTCCGCGTCGCCCGCATAGTCCGCAACAAGCCTTACCTCGTCGCCGCCGTGCAGTGGCTCGAGGACCGCCCGCCCGCGGAGACGCCCTCCCCTGGGGAGGACGCTGAGGCGCTCGCCGTCGAGGTCGAGGCGCTCATGCGCGACGTCATACGCATCGCCAACCGCCTCAACGGCAAGCCCGAGAAGGAGGTCGGGGACCTGCGCCGGGGCCTCTTCCCCACCCCATTCTCCTTCTACGTGGGCAACACCTTcgagggcgcgcccagggagcAGCAGGCGCTGCTCGAGCTTGAGGACACCGCCGCGCGGCTGCGACGGGAGCGGGACACGCTCCGCAACACTCTCAACTACCTTACCGCCGCGTCTGCCGTCAAGGACGTCTTCCCCTCGTCGCCGTCGTCGGGGTGAAGCCTTTCGCCTCTGTCCCATCTCGCTCGCCGATAAGGAGTTTGTGGAGGGTAGTGGACTAAAACCTTCTTATACTCTTTTTCGCCCTTTTCCTTTCCTTATAATTGCAAGGGTAGGCTTTATTTCAAAGTGATAGCATTTTAGCGTGTAAAATTGTATGTATAATTCATGCTGTATGTATTAACTCAAGAAAAATGCAGAGCTATGACGATGATCCATAAGCATTTTGCTCAATGAAAGCAATGCATTCAGTGTTAAATAGGACGTATTTACTCATTGGTCAGCTCTTGAGTCTAGACTGCCATTTCTCAATTTGAATTATGTTGTTTGACATGATTGGCTTAccatataattttagtttcagtTATGCAATGAAATCATTCCAGTAAAAAAGGTATGTGTTGTAGTAGGATACTTTAGCAGGTTTATTCATCATCAGTTGTGCATGTGTAACCGTATACTCCTTCATCTAATGTCAAAAatcgtcttacattatgggacggaagGAGTACATTACAATGTGATGGAATCATGGAAACGGAGGCATGTCACAAATTGGGAAATGGTTTTTGACATCCAGCTGTTTAATAAGTATAACTTTCTCTCtgttttcttttttgaattgtaTGATCCCGTAACAGGTGACTTGTTTTGTCCCACGTTTAATATTTCTTTTAATATGGTCCAGTAAAAGGTGATTCAAATTTTTATGCCATGATGAAGGTAGCATAGCAACACTCTTTGCATCCAGGAGAAAATGCAGCACTCTTTCCTGCCATCAAGTAAAAGTGTATCTACTGGCTGCTTGCAGGTGTTGAATCTCTGTACAGATGTTATCTGCATTTTCATTTTGAAAGATCTTTCCATTGGACTAGCCACAGGGAGGAAAGCGTTTAAAGATTGCATCACCTGTTCTGGTTCGGTTTGGTCTAGAGTAGCACCCTGATCCTATGGTGGTGGTTGTTCATAAATCATGATTGTCAGTCTGTTTTTTTTTTAGGATCGATTGTCAGTCTGTTGAACAGTCGAAACATACATAATTCTGCAGGATTTGCTTAATGTTATGTCCTGTCTACCAGTAATTTTCTGTGAGTTCTAGTAATATGAACATCGCATTTGTGAACTGCAATCCTATCAATACGATTGTGTATGTGTGAATCCTAGTAATACTGTTTCATCATAAGCATTTCATGAATAGCACATGTGTGAGATCTTCGGCTTAAGGTTGCCAAATTTCAAAGAAACTCTTTGCAACTCTGAACCAACTCAGCGTACGCTAGACAGCTGCTAAACATACATTAACTGGCAAATTCGCTTCTGTGCTTCCATGGACATGGGTCAGTTGTGTGCGGCGGTCATTTGCATCGTGAACAATCAAAGATCCGATGCGCTGACAAGTGCTACTGAAACCATATCCCTCGCTCGTTGAATAGCCTGAGCAAATAAAGAAGCTCGTCGTTTGACATCTTGGACGGCCTCTTCCCAGCGAGTTCGGTGGACTCTAAAGCACCGGCAATCCTTTCCTTGAAAGCCTCGACCTCTTCCATGCTGAAACCAGCTGCTGTCGCCGTCTTCGTCGCTGCAGGCTTCGTCATTACCGTCGCCGTCAAGAACACCGAGGATGATGCCAGGGGCATCGCTTGTGCATCTCTCGCTTCTCTGAGACCGCTTGAGAAGATCCAGGATCTTCCTTTTCTGCTTGAAGATGGCACCGAGGGTCTTGTTCTTCTGCCCGAAGCACTCCCGCGTGAAGCCCAGCCACTCGGCGAGGTCGACCTCAGGCGGAGCCGCCCTCGGCCGGATCTCGACGAGGGAGGAGTCTACCCTGGGCATGGGAACGAAGTCCCTTTTGCTCACGTCCATGAGCAGCTTCACGTCAGCTACCATGCCAACGTTGGCCGCCAGGCGGTTATACTCCGAGTCGCCTGGTATGGCCACGAGCCGCCGCGCGAACTCCTTCTGCAGCAGGAGCGTTGCTGTCCGGAAGTGGTACGTCCCGAACAGCAGCTTCGCGATGAGCGGCGAGGAGATTCCGTAGGGGATGTTAGCcatgatgaagacatgtacctaggatagggacacggacctgaccAAAGAGTCTACCCTAGGACATTCCTAagagaagtcacctttcaatcgacttaaAGGTATCTCACTCGACGGgctcaagacactcgaccataaagctaaccactcgaccgccaggagacccACAGttactccgcaggcaaacggtcagctgttaagtagtctttatggtcattatagcattTTATtagggcgttaccagtaacgcccaaccttaaatgtaccttaaaccctgcattactgagggcaggagggggccggcgaactctatataaaccacccccctcctcagtatgaagggttcgcaccccagttattcacacgccagtaatccaatcgaccgcctccggacaccgagacgtagggttgttacttcctccgcgaagggtctgaactcgtacatcttgatgtgtttacaacttcccaatagctgagatctaacctctccatacttaccccctacatcactgtcagagttagaaccacgacagttggcgcccaccttggggcaggaatcttagcgcctgattggGGAAGTTGCGGTTTCTCCGATCCCTctgatcatggtttcgtgcggagttttggtggagggccgcgagatccgtctcggcgtgctcacattcatcgccgatgactccgcctggcttcaagAGGCGtcactcgacgtcgacgcgctccccgtccgcggtgcgacgcatttccgcgcattcattcgtggcgtcctcctgcggcagccgtcgacctagtatcggtcggcccccgtatcgtctccccactctgtctcccaccggcgcaagcgctccggtcggtcgagacttcagaggtgggtgaggcatgacgtggctcgccagtcggccaccccgcaagtcgcggcaatcgagcccgacgaatccctctgcggcctgttcgactTGTCGATTGGCTtcgcggagaccgcatccgagtgcgacagcaacgacccagcggctgagatcctggcggtcgatggaacgcacagtcctcccggtttccctcgcgccGATGGAGGCGCGGGCGGGGGCGGCCCGTCgaatccccacgatgagtatctccccgaacctctcacgtcatcacagcgagaggagcttcgccgctgGAACACGGACGCCCTCCGCACCCCTATCGTCGGAGAgtcccccgaggcccgggccttggaggacgcgcgtttggctaatttggccgagcgcactcgactggagaatctccagcgagcgctcgacgagcgagcgcgtcagcgggctcccgagtctagtcgacgccagctcttcccgccgacgcaggtatatcgaaccccagttcagaatttggccgctgcggcccgtatagcagaatcaattcagccctcccagtcggaggctggcaggggcttgttacagatcagagcgttgctccgggcggcgggaaaccagaattccgctgtttctcagtcgcggaacaggatccacagtcgatccgttgcaaccgatacagtccagtcggctcacagcccgcggtcaccccccgaggcgtgagggacatggcgaccggcatgatcagtacggAAGGaacgagcagtatgatcaccgatccgatcgtgatgatcgacgtcgagtgccaacccctcccccgaggagtgggt contains:
- the LOC125537069 gene encoding lon protease-like, with the translated sequence MALLPQILPPPRPPPPPSPPPHPFSPAHAFRTAPRLHASGHRRRGRLAASGPGSSPSPSPDQYPSEPDDGLVELPLFPLPLVLFPDATHALHIFEFRYRIMMHTVLDTDLRFGVVFAGSDGASDVGCVGEVVKHERLADDRFFLICKGQERFRVARIVRNKPYLVAAVQWLEDRPPAETPSPGEDAEALAVEVEALMRDVIRIANRLNGKPEKEVGDLRRGLFPTPFSFYVGNTFEGAPREQQALLELEDTAARLRRERDTLRNTLNYLTAASAVKDVFPSSPSSG